In the genome of Rhodamnia argentea isolate NSW1041297 chromosome 3, ASM2092103v1, whole genome shotgun sequence, one region contains:
- the LOC115728080 gene encoding self-incompatibility protein S1-like, producing the protein MMNTTVVKKLNPILLLTIAISTIAVSGYSVHTINRLGNGKALKVHCTLDLSMDMGEQTVADGGSYEWKFSEDPSHDTQLLCNASTLGADVLHFAAYVQRRDPCVTTCDWKFTGGGVFHLVDGQWEFYFSWPSDIALFNGSDSNVLGPEHLLF; encoded by the coding sequence ATGATGAACACCACCGTCGTCAAGAAGCTCAACCCCATCCTCTTGTTAACCATCGCGATATCGACAATCGCTGTGTCGGGATATTCAGTACACACCATCAACCGATTGGGCAACGGCAAGGCCCTGAAGGTGCACTGCACCCTCGATCTGTCGATGGACATGGGCGAGCAGACCGTTGCAGACGGCGGCTCATATGAGTGGAAGTTCAGCGAGGACCCGAGCCACGACACTCAGTTGCTGTGCAACGCGAGCACGCTTGGGGCCGACGTGCTTCACTTCGCAGCGTACGTCCAGCGTAGGGACCCATGCGTCACCACTTGCGACTGGAAGTTCACAGGCGGCGGGGTTTTCCATTTGGTCGATGGGCAGTGGGAGTTTTACTTCTCCTGGCCCAGTGATATTGCACTGTTCAATGGAAGTGATTCTAATGTATTAGGACCTGAGCatcttctcttctga